A region of the Coriobacteriia bacterium genome:
CGCCCGCCCTCGGGCGTGTACCGGGCCGCGTTGGAGAGCAGGTTGCCCACCGCTTGCGTGAGCCGGTCGGGATCGCCCTCGATCGTCATGCCGTCCTCCAGGCGGGCGACGAGGGTCAGCGAGCACGCCTCGAGAAGCGCGCGGTGCGCCTCCACCGCGGCGCGCACCGGGTCGGCGGGATCGAGCGAGCGGCACTCGAAGCGCGTCGAGCCGCTCTCCAGCCGCGAGAGCTCCAGGATCGAGTTGGCGAGCCTCGCGAGGCGCACCGTCTCGTCGCGCACCACGCCGAGGCGCTCCTCGTCGGCGGGAAGCACGCCGTCCTGCATCGCCTCGACGGTCGCCTGTATGGCCTGCAGCGGCGTGCGGAGCTCGTGGGCCACGTCGGCTGTGAGCTGGCGCTCGAACCTGCGGTCGGCCTCGATGGAGTCCGCCATCTCGTCGAGCGTGCGCCCGAGCACGGAGACGGCGTCGGGGCCCTCCATGGCGGTGCGGGCGTCCGCCTCGCCGGAGCGCAGCCGCCCGGCCACCTGGGTCACGCGGTGGATGGGGCGCACGATCCCGCGGGCCACGAGCGTGCCGGCGGCCGCGGCGACGATCACCGCGATGATCGCGGCGACGAGCAGGCTGTCCAGAGAGCCTTCCCTGAACTCGATGTCTCGGGGCGTGAGCAGCCCGCCGGGCGAGAGCGCCGTCACGCGCACCTCGCCGACCTTCTCGCCGTTCACCACGATCGGAGCGGTGGCCGCCGTGCCCGCGACGCGGCTCAGCCCGCCCATCTCGATGTCCTGCGGCAGCGCGGATCGCCTGCTGTCGCCGATGATCGTGCCGTCGCCGTCGAAGACCTGGATGCGGAAGTCCCTCATCGTCAGGCCGACGTGGCCCAGGTCGAGGTAGCGCACGGCCTGCCAGCCCCCGGCCTGCGCGTGGATCTGGGCCATGACCACCGCGGCGTCGTTCGCTCGCGCCTGCAGGCCCTCCCGCACGTACCGCTCGAACTGCTGCTGCCAGGTCAGCGTCAGGAGCAGGGCGGCCAGAGCCGCGGTGAACACCGCGGCGGCGGCGTAGCCGGCCGCGATCCTGAAGCCGAGATCGAACCTGCCTTTCACGCGCCCGCCTTCTTCGCCCCTCCGCCGGCCGCTTCACCGGCCTGCGCGGCCCTGGGGGACCCCTCGCCCCCGGCGGTCTCCTCGGCCTCGTCGGCGGCCTGGAACCGGTACCCCACGCCGAACACGGTATGGATGTAGCGCGGCTCTTTCGGGTCGTCGCCGAGCTTGGCGCGCAGGTTCTTGACGTGGCTGTCGATCGCCCGCTCGTACCCCTCGAAGTCGTACCCGAGGACCTTCTCCACCAGCTCCATGCGCGAGTACACGCGCCCGGGGTAGCGCGACAGCGTCACCAGCAGCTTGTACTCGGAGGCGGTGAGATCGACCTCCTCCCCGCCGAGGAAGACCCGGTGCCCCGCGAGGTCGATCGCCAGCGGACCGAAGACGACGTGCCCGCGCTGCGGCTCCTCCTCGACGCGCGCGCGGCGAAGCAGCGCACGTACGCGGGCGACGAGCTCGCGCGGCGAGAACGGCTTGACGAGGTAGTCGTCGGCGCCCATCTCGAGCCCGGCGATGCGCTCGGCCTCCTCGCCCTTCGCCGTGAGCATGATGATGGGAACGTCCGAGGTGTCGCGGATCCGTCGGCAGACCTCCTCGCCGGGCAGCTTCGGCAGCATGAGGTCGAGCACCACCAAATCGAACGAGTGGCGCTCGAAGGCCTCCACGGCCGCGAGGCCGTCGGCCACCGGCGTCACCCAGAAGCCCTCGCGCTCCAGGTACGCCGCTACGGCGTCGCGGATCGCGTCTTCGTCCTCCACCACGAGCACTCTCTGACTGGCTGCCATGCGCCTGGACACCTCCTACAGGCCCTTCTCCAGCAAAGCCGATACCTCATCGCCCGCCGCCGTGCGACCCATCGAGTCCGGCTCGATCTCCTCGAGCACGCGAGCGAGGTCATCGGGCAGCGGGTCGGTCAGGTCGATCTCGGCTCCGGTGAACGGATGCGTGAAGGTTATACGGTAGGCGTGGAGGAATTGTCGGGACAGGCCGCGGTCCGCCTTGGGCTTCCTGGCCCCGTACTGCTGGTCCCCCACGCAGGGGTGGTCGATGTAGGCCATGTGCACGCGCACCTGGTGGGTGCGCCCGGTGTGCAGGCGGCACTCCAGCAGCGTGTACCCGTCGTCGTGAGGGCCGGCCGTGTAGCGCTCCAGCACCCGGAACGTGGTCACGGCCTGCTTGGCCGCGGGGTGCTCCGAGACCCACATCCTCATGCGGTCCCTCGGATGGCGCGCGATGGGCGCGTCGATGATGCCGGTCTCCGGCGCGATGTAGCCGTGCACGAGCGTGATGTAGCGCCTCGTGACCGCGCGGACCTTGATCATGTCGGAGAGCGCCACCTGGGCCTCGTCGGTCTTGGCCACCATCATCAACCCCGTGGTGTCCTTGTCGAGCCGGTGCACGATCCCGGGGCGCTCCTCCCCGGCCAGCGAGCCGAGGTCCTCGGAGTGAGCGAGCAGAGCGTGCACCAGCGT
Encoded here:
- a CDS encoding HAMP domain-containing histidine kinase yields the protein MKGRFDLGFRIAAGYAAAAVFTAALAALLLTLTWQQQFERYVREGLQARANDAAVVMAQIHAQAGGWQAVRYLDLGHVGLTMRDFRIQVFDGDGTIIGDSRRSALPQDIEMGGLSRVAGTAATAPIVVNGEKVGEVRVTALSPGGLLTPRDIEFREGSLDSLLVAAIIAVIVAAAAGTLVARGIVRPIHRVTQVAGRLRSGEADARTAMEGPDAVSVLGRTLDEMADSIEADRRFERQLTADVAHELRTPLQAIQATVEAMQDGVLPADEERLGVVRDETVRLARLANSILELSRLESGSTRFECRSLDPADPVRAAVEAHRALLEACSLTLVARLEDGMTIEGDPDRLTQAVGNLLSNAARYTPEGGRVTVAVQRDDDSVRIAVSDTGLGVAEGDRDKVFTRFWRADPARERSKGGVGIGLSVVKEIVERHKGRVTLAPAEENPDGGATFVIRIPLAGGGSGGRPRPEWPRLAGEGKPRVA
- a CDS encoding RluA family pseudouridine synthase; protein product: MPSRAIAQRLIERGFVRVDGSTALKRHELRAGERIVVEVPPREPSELTPEHIPLDIRYEDDHLIVLSKPAGMVVHPAMGHYSGTLVHALLAHSEDLGSLAGEERPGIVHRLDKDTTGLMMVAKTDEAQVALSDMIKVRAVTRRYITLVHGYIAPETGIIDAPIARHPRDRMRMWVSEHPAAKQAVTTFRVLERYTAGPHDDGYTLLECRLHTGRTHQVRVHMAYIDHPCVGDQQYGARKPKADRGLSRQFLHAYRITFTHPFTGAEIDLTDPLPDDLARVLEEIEPDSMGRTAAGDEVSALLEKGL
- a CDS encoding response regulator transcription factor; this translates as MAASQRVLVVEDEDAIRDAVAAYLEREGFWVTPVADGLAAVEAFERHSFDLVVLDLMLPKLPGEEVCRRIRDTSDVPIIMLTAKGEEAERIAGLEMGADDYLVKPFSPRELVARVRALLRRARVEEEPQRGHVVFGPLAIDLAGHRVFLGGEEVDLTASEYKLLVTLSRYPGRVYSRMELVEKVLGYDFEGYERAIDSHVKNLRAKLGDDPKEPRYIHTVFGVGYRFQAADEAEETAGGEGSPRAAQAGEAAGGGAKKAGA